A window from Mycolicibacterium tokaiense encodes these proteins:
- a CDS encoding crotonase/enoyl-CoA hydratase family protein, which translates to MSDVEAPGALTERRGNVLIITINRPEARNAVNAAVSTAVGDAMAAAQADPEVRVVVITGSGDKSFCAGADLKAISRRENLFHPEHPEYGFAGYVSHFIDKPTIAAVNGTALGGGTELALASDLVIAEERAKFGLPEVKRGLIAAAGGVFRIVDQLPRKVGLELVLTGEPMTAADALKWGLINQVVPDGTVVDAAVALAERIAGNAPLAVQASKRVAYGVDDGVVTVEKDGWSRTMKEMVGVFRSEDAKEGPLAFAEKRQPVWKAR; encoded by the coding sequence GTGAGCGACGTCGAAGCACCCGGCGCCCTCACCGAACGCCGCGGCAACGTCCTGATCATCACGATCAACCGGCCTGAGGCGCGCAACGCCGTCAACGCCGCGGTGAGCACCGCCGTCGGTGACGCGATGGCCGCCGCGCAGGCCGATCCCGAGGTGCGGGTGGTCGTCATCACCGGCTCAGGGGACAAGTCGTTCTGCGCGGGGGCGGACCTGAAGGCGATCTCGCGGCGGGAGAACCTCTTTCACCCCGAACACCCGGAGTACGGCTTCGCCGGCTACGTGAGCCACTTCATCGACAAACCCACCATCGCCGCGGTCAACGGCACGGCGCTCGGTGGTGGCACGGAGCTGGCGCTGGCCAGTGACCTGGTGATCGCCGAGGAACGCGCCAAGTTCGGGCTGCCCGAGGTGAAACGAGGACTGATCGCCGCCGCCGGCGGGGTGTTCCGCATCGTCGACCAGCTGCCCCGCAAGGTGGGACTGGAGCTGGTCCTCACCGGCGAGCCCATGACCGCCGCCGACGCGCTCAAGTGGGGGCTGATCAACCAGGTGGTGCCGGACGGCACCGTGGTGGACGCGGCGGTGGCGCTGGCCGAGCGGATCGCCGGCAACGCACCGCTGGCCGTGCAGGCCAGCAAGCGGGTGGCCTACGGCGTGGACGACGGCGTCGTCACCGTCGAGAAGGACGGCTGGTCGCGCACGATGAAGGAAATGGTGGGGGTGTTCCGGTCCGAGGACGCCAAGGAGGGGCCGCTGGCCTTCGCCGAGAAACGTCAGCCGGTCTGGAAGGCGCGGTAG
- a CDS encoding thiolase family protein gives MAEAVIVEAVRSPIGKRNGGLSGVHPAELSAQVLNGLVERAGVDPALVEDVIWGCVMQAGEQALDIARTAVLAAGWPETVPGVTVDRQCGSSQQSVHFAAAGVVAGHYDVVVAGGVESMSRTPMGSSLANGGHPYPDAFRTRYSQTPNQGIGAEMIAEQWGLDRTALDQFSLGSHEKAAAAQDSGAFDDQIVGIRTKDADGNEVAITKDEGIRRGGSVEKLAGIKPAFKEDGVIHAGNSSQISDGSAALLFMSAEKAKSLGLKPIAKVHTATLAGADPVIMLTAPIPATQKVLKRSGLSLDEIGVFEVNEAFAPVPMAWLKDIGADEKKLNPNGGAIALGHPLGGSGARIMTTMLYHMRDKGIQYGLQTMCEGGGQANATILELL, from the coding sequence ATGGCAGAAGCCGTGATCGTCGAGGCGGTGCGTTCGCCCATCGGAAAGCGCAATGGTGGTCTGTCGGGGGTGCACCCGGCGGAACTGTCGGCGCAGGTCCTCAACGGTTTGGTGGAACGCGCCGGGGTGGACCCGGCGCTCGTCGAGGACGTCATCTGGGGCTGCGTCATGCAGGCTGGGGAGCAGGCCCTCGACATCGCCCGCACCGCCGTTCTGGCGGCCGGGTGGCCCGAGACTGTTCCGGGCGTGACCGTCGACCGGCAGTGCGGTTCGAGCCAGCAGTCGGTGCACTTCGCCGCCGCCGGCGTGGTTGCCGGCCACTATGACGTGGTGGTGGCCGGTGGCGTCGAGTCGATGTCGCGCACCCCGATGGGCTCCTCGCTGGCCAACGGCGGGCACCCCTACCCCGACGCGTTCCGGACCCGGTACAGCCAGACCCCGAACCAGGGCATCGGTGCGGAGATGATCGCCGAGCAGTGGGGTCTCGACCGCACCGCGCTGGACCAGTTCTCGCTCGGTTCACACGAAAAGGCTGCCGCTGCCCAGGATTCTGGCGCGTTCGATGACCAGATCGTCGGGATCCGCACCAAGGACGCCGACGGCAACGAGGTCGCGATCACCAAGGACGAAGGTATCCGCCGCGGTGGATCGGTGGAGAAGCTGGCCGGCATCAAGCCGGCCTTCAAGGAGGACGGCGTGATCCACGCGGGCAACTCCTCGCAGATCTCCGACGGCTCGGCCGCGCTGCTGTTCATGTCCGCCGAGAAGGCGAAGTCGTTGGGACTCAAGCCGATCGCCAAGGTGCACACCGCCACGCTGGCCGGTGCAGACCCGGTGATCATGCTGACCGCGCCCATCCCCGCAACGCAGAAGGTCCTCAAGCGGTCCGGCCTGAGCCTCGACGAGATCGGGGTGTTTGAGGTCAACGAGGCGTTCGCGCCGGTGCCCATGGCGTGGCTGAAGGACATCGGCGCCGACGAGAAGAAGCTGAACCCCAACGGTGGTGCCATCGCGCTGGGCCACCCGCTCGGCGGTTCCGGCGCACGCATCATGACCACGATGCTGTACCACATGCGGGACAAGGGAATTCAGTACGGCCTGCAGACCATGTGTGAAGGCGGCGGCCAGGCCAACGCGACCATCCTCGAGCTGCTGTGA
- a CDS encoding fasciclin domain-containing protein, with protein sequence MTTRSKTLGVAAAFAAITFSIPTAVNAFAEPSPSPTPPPIPLQTSSVPQPEGPECGTYKESQATGSFDSTPALTASAAIASIPELSTFSQAISGQVNPAVNLVSVLDNGPYNVFAPTDEAFAKLDPSELELLKSNPEELTSVLYYHMALGYLSPETIEGKLTSQQGSQLTITGSGGDIKVDDVAKVVCGGITAQSAKIYMIDTVLSPAGSLPGTATTTTSPTSTSETSTTETTTTSATSTETPAPTTSLPAEAAPTA encoded by the coding sequence GTGACGACTCGATCGAAGACACTCGGTGTGGCCGCGGCCTTCGCCGCCATCACCTTCTCCATCCCGACCGCGGTGAACGCGTTCGCGGAGCCGTCCCCCAGCCCCACCCCGCCGCCGATTCCGCTGCAGACCTCCAGCGTCCCGCAGCCGGAGGGCCCGGAGTGTGGCACCTACAAGGAGTCCCAGGCCACCGGGTCGTTCGACTCCACCCCGGCGCTCACGGCATCGGCGGCCATCGCCTCGATCCCCGAGCTCAGCACCTTCAGCCAGGCCATCTCCGGCCAGGTCAACCCCGCCGTGAACCTGGTCAGCGTGCTGGACAACGGGCCGTACAACGTCTTCGCCCCCACCGACGAGGCGTTCGCCAAGCTGGACCCGAGCGAGCTGGAGCTGCTGAAGTCCAACCCCGAAGAGCTGACCAGCGTGTTGTACTACCACATGGCGCTGGGGTACCTGAGCCCGGAAACCATCGAGGGCAAGCTGACCTCGCAGCAGGGTTCGCAGCTCACGATCACCGGCAGCGGCGGTGACATCAAGGTCGACGACGTGGCCAAGGTGGTCTGCGGCGGCATCACCGCCCAGAGCGCGAAGATCTACATGATCGACACCGTGCTCAGCCCGGCCGGTTCGCTGCCGGGTACCGCGACCACCACGACGTCGCCCACCAGCACGTCGGAAACCAGCACCACCGAGACCACGACCACCTCGGCGACCTCCACCGAGACGCCGGCTCCCACAACGAGCCTGCCGGCTGAGGCTGCTCCGACCGCCTGA
- a CDS encoding SDR family oxidoreductase, giving the protein MSAITIIGGHGKVALHLARILTADGHQVSSVFRNPDHADEVAATGARPVVADIESSSVDELAGLLSGQDAVVFSAGAGGGDPARTYAVDRDAAIRVVDAAGQAGARRFVMVSYFGAGADHGVPESNSFYHYAEAKAAADAHLRGTDLNWTILGPGSLTLDPGTGRIAVGKEGKVSREDVAAVAAATLAEDATIKRTIEFNNGDTPIAEAIRAGR; this is encoded by the coding sequence ATGTCTGCCATCACCATCATCGGAGGCCACGGCAAGGTGGCCCTGCACCTGGCCCGGATCCTCACCGCCGACGGCCACCAGGTCTCCTCGGTGTTCCGCAATCCCGACCACGCCGACGAGGTGGCCGCCACCGGTGCCCGACCGGTGGTGGCCGACATCGAGAGCTCATCGGTCGACGAGCTGGCAGGACTGCTCAGCGGACAGGACGCGGTGGTGTTCAGCGCGGGTGCCGGCGGCGGTGACCCGGCGCGCACGTACGCCGTCGACCGCGACGCCGCCATCCGGGTGGTCGACGCGGCCGGGCAGGCGGGGGCGCGGCGTTTCGTCATGGTGTCCTACTTCGGTGCCGGCGCCGATCACGGTGTGCCGGAATCGAACTCCTTTTACCACTACGCCGAGGCGAAGGCGGCCGCCGATGCCCACCTGCGGGGCACCGACCTGAATTGGACGATCTTGGGCCCCGGAAGTCTCACCCTCGATCCCGGCACCGGCCGCATCGCAGTGGGCAAGGAGGGCAAGGTGTCCCGCGAGGACGTCGCCGCCGTGGCCGCGGCCACCCTGGCCGAGGACGCCACCATCAAGCGCACCATCGAGTTCAACAACGGCGACACCCCGATCGCCGAGGCAATCAGGGCCGGTCGATGA